One window from the genome of Pieris napi chromosome 12, ilPieNapi1.2, whole genome shotgun sequence encodes:
- the LOC125054419 gene encoding cecropin-like, with protein MNFGKLFFFVFACVLALSSVSAAPKWKLFKKIEHMGQNIRDGLIKAGPAVQVVGQAATIYKGK; from the exons ATGAATTTCggaaaattgtttttcttcGTCTTCGCATGTGTCTTGGCTTTGAGCTCGGTGTCGGCGGCACCAAAATGGAAACTTTTCAAGAAAATT GAACATATGGGCCAAAACATTCGCGATGGTCTCATTAAAGCTGGTCCGGCAGTCCAGGTGGTGGGCCAAGCCGCCACCATCTATAAAGGAAAATAG